The following nucleotide sequence is from Hyphomicrobiales bacterium.
CGCAGCAACAACCTTTGCTTCAAGAAGTGGTCTACTCCCTGCCACCTCGTTATGTGGCAGATTGAAAATGCTGTAAGGATTGTGCTTGCACTTGACATCGATTCAGGATTTCTCTGTAAAGGATGTGCTTGCACTTGCCCCTTTAGAGGATCAACAAGCTCAAATGCTCTGCTGCTTTCTCCAGCAAGGCTCGTGTTTCGGGGAATGTTGCCCTTTGCTTTGCCTCGGCCGAGGGTAGCCAAACGTGTTGACGGTTTTCCTCAGGCCACTTCGTTGTTTCCTCGGCGATCTCCAGCAGGAACCAGCGCACCATCGGCGCATTCGGCTCATTGTCAAGGCGTGCGTCTTCAAGCCACCGTACCACCCGCGCCCAATGGCCGGTTTCCTCTCTCACCTCGCGCACTGCAGTGGCGCGGGGATCTTCCCCCGGCTCGATGTGGCCCTTGGGCAGCACCCATTGCGACCGGTCGTTGCTGGCCTCAACCAGCAAGAACTCCAGAGCCTTGTCCTTACGCTGGTACACAACACCACCGGCGAGGGTGAGGCCATCGCTGCGCGTGGCACGGGCCGGCGGATCAGTCTTCATCGCCTCCAGCGTGATGACAAACCAGTACGCTTGCTGGGTAGCTTTGAAGCGTTGATCGATGTAGCGCCACAGCGCCGGCACCATTCCAATAGAACACACCGCCGCTGCGAGCCACTTGCACTGGAATGCATAGAACAGCGTCAGCACCCCCAGTACCACCACGAAACTGCGGAAGAACTTGGAGTCCGCCTCAAAGCGTTGTACGGCCAGCAAGCCATCCGGAAGATCTTTGGTCAATCGCGTCTTGCTCCACTGGAAGGCGTTGATTGCGCCTTCAGCTGCCAACCCCTGTAATGCCCGTGCCTTGATCCATTGCGCTTGCATCACGGCGTTGTCGGCGTTCTTGTCAAACAACCAACTCGACGTTGCCAATCTCCGCTGCCAACGCGCGGACAAGCTGTCACCCTTGGCTAGGCGTTTGCTGATCTGTCCCCAGTCGGTCCATG
It contains:
- a CDS encoding NUDIX domain-containing protein, whose product is MNFEPQKIFIGLVDFFSILMPGAMLTYLGKDWVAVKFGLDKGFPLEDAEAGIVFFFASYLLGHFAFLISSTLDDWVYDPLRAWTDWGQISKRLAKGDSLSARWQRRLATSSWLFDKNADNAVMQAQWIKARALQGLAAEGAINAFQWSKTRLTKDLPDGLLAVQRFEADSKFFRSFVVVLGVLTLFYAFQCKWLAAAVCSIGMVPALWRYIDQRFKATQQAYWFVITLEAMKTDPPARATRSDGLTLAGGVVYQRKDKALEFLLVEASNDRSQWVLPKGHIEPGEDPRATAVREVREETGHWARVVRWLEDARLDNEPNAPMVRWFLLEIAEETTKWPEENRQHVWLPSAEAKQRATFPETRALLEKAAEHLSLLIL